From Mercenaria mercenaria strain notata chromosome 17, MADL_Memer_1, whole genome shotgun sequence, the proteins below share one genomic window:
- the LOC128550314 gene encoding E3 ubiquitin-protein ligase TRIM33-like isoform X1 produces MAEIPDKESGKEVKLDSTTCAKCQEELTIEKQAKLLHCLHSFCQACLENYSTSKSKNEPKCVTNSDSTNSQNAAKSSDGEVTSTDDSKTRCPVCNLEYTESNVLPNPFVHTSKKTEARAEDGSPSDGEKYPICTSCEDNQKATSFCMECQEWLCDPCVVAHKRVKLTKDHSVSNKVKPDEVKEGVVGENKQRHVYCQTHKTEMLKLFCLTCETLTCRDCQLNEHKDHKYQFIEETMEQQKKLLLDGVAELKSRLKTNQEMAEKITQKEKDIKDQQVEVFKEVRKVADLITNELISWCKQLLNFLQGVCHGRIKDLTFKKKEVDTFAKRAQHTIEFVEAALQSGDDLSVLHTKSFMAKNIKNLKEQTINFQNTLLDLNIKYENDAKFLTKNVSKMGFINVNGKSYPQQAAAEPQKQNPLTNLTKENFSQQIAELMNQQPLATREQYKNLPVDRKKQFLAQLMESRGRQTQRQAVAQQLNVQQQQLQQQQQLQNQNRFGQFNTDSGAVQDLYKVRQGQPMRAQGQYFPQNTFQQNMPFTRHPLQQQPFRPGPSLSANLQQWRGTRPAQPGYSSADLGFGVSSTQNWQEASYNSLQNLMSFSNGNIPPSSLPQGNGGPTSSTVSSSLPRPPSGNPNLIPGNKLPPGRIDIDPLNLRGGSVETVRVKQEPRDKDFSSSCQFSNRPPTQTTPKPTDNNPRLQSPSTSTNLHSPGHTPSPSHSDGGPGAAHGSSVSPAMPDINVMDSDRNELLQGLVNPSGQRLSAYHLQPKHDPSDPSEDYCAVCHNGGDLLCCDKCPKVFHLQCHVPAISTNFSSKRGIKQKSYTFALLHPLAEAKCEVWTCTLCTPDEECKITSPIPREYEVTSTGKRKAPNGLVDKEIKICERVILELFCLEISTVFHEPVSKSVPNYHKIIKDPMDFGTIKCKLRRGHFAHYNSVEEFLSDVKLVFKNCFKYNSETSDVYAVGKSVQNYFESLVKHFLPCYVDYLNRNTPSPVNMLETNGADGPSRHKKRKSPAPDSTRDNNSPVHFS; encoded by the exons taacatCAACTGATGATAGCAAAACAAGGTGCCCTGTTTGCAATTTAGAATATACAGAGAGCAATGTGCTGCCTAATCCATTTGTACATACGTCAAAGAAGACTGAAGCTCGTGCTGAAGATGGCTCTCCATCAGACGGAGAGAAATATCCAATATGTACGTCATGCGAAGATAATCAAAAAGCCACATCATTTTGTATGGAATGTCAAGAGTGGCTGTGTGACCCTTGTGTTGTTGCACACAAACGTGTTAAACTTACGAAGGATCACAGCGTTTCAAACAAAGTCAAACCCGATGAGGTAAAGGAAGGCGTAGTTGGTGAAAACAAGCAGAGACATGTTTACTGTCAGACTCATAAAACTGAAATGCTTAAGCTCTTCTGTTTAACATGTGAAACATTGACCTGCCGTGACTGTCAGCTGAACGAACACAAAGATCACAAGTACCAGTTTATTGAAGAGACAATGGAACAGCAGAAGAAATTGCTTCTGGACGGCGTTGCCGAACTGAAATCTCGATTGAAAACTAATCAAGAAATGGCAGAAAAGATCACTCAAAAGGAGAAAGACATTAAAGACCAGCAAGTTGAAGTGTTCAAAGAAGTTAGAAAAGTTGCTGATTTAATAACCAATGAATTGATCAGCTGGTGCAAGCAGCTCCTGAATTTTCTTCAAGGCGTCTGCCATGGGAGAATAAAAGATCTGACATTTAAGAAAAAAGAGGTAGATACATTTGCTAAACGGGCACAGCATACAATAGAATTTGTGGAAGCTGCTCTTCAGTCTGGTGATGATTTATCAGTTCTGCATACAAAAAGCTTTATGgcaaaaaatataaagaatttaAAAGAGCAGACCATCAACTTTCAGAACACGCTGCTAGATTTAAATATCAAGTATGAAAACGATGCCAAGTTCTTGACAAAGAATGTGAGCAAAATGGGCTTTATCAATGTAAATGGTAAGTCATACCCACAACAAGCTGCTGCAGAACCACAGAAGCAGAATCCACTGACTAATTTAACCAAAGAAAACTTCTCTCAGCAAATAGCAGAATTAATGAATCAACAGCCACTGGCAACTAGAGAACAGTATAAGAATTTGCCAGTAGACAGGAAAAAACAATTCTTGGCACAGTTAATGGAAAGCCGAGGACGTCAGACTCAGAGACAGGCTGTAGCTCAACAGTTAAATGTTCAACAACAGCAgctgcagcagcagcaacagtTACAAAACCAAAATCGTTTCGGACAGTTTAACACTGACAGTGGTGCAGTGCAGGATTTGTATAAAGTTAGACAGGGGCAACCCATGAGAGCTCAAGGGCAGTATTTTCCCCAGAACACATTTCAACAAAATATGCCGTTTACAAGACATCCACTACAACAGCAGCCTTTCAGGCCAGGACCAAGCCTTTCAGCCAACCTACAGCAGTGGCGTG GAACAAGACCTGCACAGCCAGGTTACTCTAGTGCTGACCTCGGTTTTGGTGTATCTTCTACGCAAAATTGGCAGGAAGCTTCATACAATTCTCTCCAAAATCTGATGTCTTTTAGCAATGGAAACATTCCTCCTTCGTCTCTACCTCAAG GAAATGGGGGTCCTACAAGTTCAACAGTGTCCTCAAGCCTACCTAGACCTCCTAGTGGCAATCCTAACCTCATTCCAGGCAACAAACTACCACCTGGAAGAATTGA CATAGATCCCTTAAATCTTCGTGGGGGCAGTGTAGAAACAGTGAGGGTTAAACAGGAACCAAGGGATAAAGATTTCAGTTCCTCTTGCCAGTTCAGTAACAGACCACCAACACAAACG ACACCCAAACCAACAGATAACAACCCAAGATTGCAGTCTCCATCAACCAGTACTAACCTCCATTCCCCGGGCCATACACCAAGTCCGAGTCATTCCGACGGAGGTCCAGGGGCTGCTCATGGTTCCTCAGTATCTCCAGCCATGCCTGATATTAAT GTAATGGATTCAGACAGGAATGAACTCCTGCAGGGACTGGTCAATCCCAGCGGCCAGAGGTTGAGTGCGTATCACCTTCAACCAAAGCACGACCCATCAGATCCTTCAGAGGATTACTGTGCTGTGTGTCACAATGGTGGGGACCTACTTTGCTGTGACAAATGCCCAAAAGTATTCCATTTACAATGCCATGTGCCAGCTATCAGCACCAATTTTTCCTCAAA AAGAGGGATCAAACAAAAGAGTTACACATTTGCGTTGTTACACCCACTAGCCGAAGCTAAATG tgAGGTGTGGACATGTACTCTGTGTACACCAGATGAAGAATGCAAAATTACGTCCCCGATACCGCGAGAGTATGAGGTGACAAGCACTGGCAAACGTAAAGCTCCCAACGGTCTGGTTGACAAAGAAATAAAG ATTTGTGAGCGGGTTATATTGGAATTGTTCTGTTTGGAGATTAGCACAGTATTTCATGAACCTGTTTCAAAATCG GTTCCAAATTACCACAAGATAATCAAGGATCCAATGGACTTTGGAACCATCAAGTGCAAACTTCGTCGAGGGCATTTTGCCCATTACAATTCTGTGGAAGAATTCCTGTCAGATGTCAAGCTTGTTTTCAAGAACTGTTTTAAATACAACTCTGAAACATCTGATGTATATGCCGTCGGAAAATCAGTTCAGAATTATTTTGAATCTCTAGTGAAACATTTCTTGCCATGTTACGTAGACTACCTCAACCGAAACACACCAAGCCCAGTTAATATGTTGGAGACCAATGGAGCAGATGGTCCCAGCAGACACAAGAAGCGAAAAAGTCCTGCTCCCGATTCAACAAGGGATAATAATAGTCCGGTCCATTTTTCCTGA
- the LOC128550314 gene encoding E3 ubiquitin-protein ligase TRIM33-like isoform X2 yields MAEIPDKESGKEVKLDSTTCAKCQEELTIEKQAKLLHCLHSFCQACLENYSTSKSKNEPKCVTNSDSTNSQNAAKSSDGEVTSTDDSKTRCPVCNLEYTESNVLPNPFVHTSKKTEARAEDGSPSDGEKYPICTSCEDNQKATSFCMECQEWLCDPCVVAHKRVKLTKDHSVSNKVKPDEVKEGVVGENKQRHVYCQTHKTEMLKLFCLTCETLTCRDCQLNEHKDHKYQFIEETMEQQKKLLLDGVAELKSRLKTNQEMAEKITQKEKDIKDQQVEVFKEVRKVADLITNELISWCKQLLNFLQGVCHGRIKDLTFKKKEVDTFAKRAQHTIEFVEAALQSGDDLSVLHTKSFMAKNIKNLKEQTINFQNTLLDLNIKYENDAKFLTKNVSKMGFINVNGKSYPQQAAAEPQKQNPLTNLTKENFSQQIAELMNQQPLATREQYKNLPVDRKKQFLAQLMESRGRQTQRQAVAQQLNVQQQQLQQQQQLQNQNRFGQFNTDSGAVQDLYKVRQGQPMRAQGQYFPQNTFQQNMPFTRHPLQQQPFRPGPSLSANLQQWRGTRPAQPGYSSADLGFGVSSTQNWQEASYNSLQNLMSFSNGNIPPSSLPQGNGGPTSSTVSSSLPRPPSGNPNLIPGNKLPPGRIDIDPLNLRGGSVETVRVKQEPRDKDFSSSCQFSNRPPTQTTPKPTDNNPRLQSPSTSTNLHSPGHTPSPSHSDGGPGAAHGSSVSPAMPDINVMDSDRNELLQGLVNPSGQRLSAYHLQPKHDPSDPSEDYCAVCHNGGDLLCCDKCPKVFHLQCHVPAISTNFSSNEVWTCTLCTPDEECKITSPIPREYEVTSTGKRKAPNGLVDKEIKICERVILELFCLEISTVFHEPVSKSVPNYHKIIKDPMDFGTIKCKLRRGHFAHYNSVEEFLSDVKLVFKNCFKYNSETSDVYAVGKSVQNYFESLVKHFLPCYVDYLNRNTPSPVNMLETNGADGPSRHKKRKSPAPDSTRDNNSPVHFS; encoded by the exons taacatCAACTGATGATAGCAAAACAAGGTGCCCTGTTTGCAATTTAGAATATACAGAGAGCAATGTGCTGCCTAATCCATTTGTACATACGTCAAAGAAGACTGAAGCTCGTGCTGAAGATGGCTCTCCATCAGACGGAGAGAAATATCCAATATGTACGTCATGCGAAGATAATCAAAAAGCCACATCATTTTGTATGGAATGTCAAGAGTGGCTGTGTGACCCTTGTGTTGTTGCACACAAACGTGTTAAACTTACGAAGGATCACAGCGTTTCAAACAAAGTCAAACCCGATGAGGTAAAGGAAGGCGTAGTTGGTGAAAACAAGCAGAGACATGTTTACTGTCAGACTCATAAAACTGAAATGCTTAAGCTCTTCTGTTTAACATGTGAAACATTGACCTGCCGTGACTGTCAGCTGAACGAACACAAAGATCACAAGTACCAGTTTATTGAAGAGACAATGGAACAGCAGAAGAAATTGCTTCTGGACGGCGTTGCCGAACTGAAATCTCGATTGAAAACTAATCAAGAAATGGCAGAAAAGATCACTCAAAAGGAGAAAGACATTAAAGACCAGCAAGTTGAAGTGTTCAAAGAAGTTAGAAAAGTTGCTGATTTAATAACCAATGAATTGATCAGCTGGTGCAAGCAGCTCCTGAATTTTCTTCAAGGCGTCTGCCATGGGAGAATAAAAGATCTGACATTTAAGAAAAAAGAGGTAGATACATTTGCTAAACGGGCACAGCATACAATAGAATTTGTGGAAGCTGCTCTTCAGTCTGGTGATGATTTATCAGTTCTGCATACAAAAAGCTTTATGgcaaaaaatataaagaatttaAAAGAGCAGACCATCAACTTTCAGAACACGCTGCTAGATTTAAATATCAAGTATGAAAACGATGCCAAGTTCTTGACAAAGAATGTGAGCAAAATGGGCTTTATCAATGTAAATGGTAAGTCATACCCACAACAAGCTGCTGCAGAACCACAGAAGCAGAATCCACTGACTAATTTAACCAAAGAAAACTTCTCTCAGCAAATAGCAGAATTAATGAATCAACAGCCACTGGCAACTAGAGAACAGTATAAGAATTTGCCAGTAGACAGGAAAAAACAATTCTTGGCACAGTTAATGGAAAGCCGAGGACGTCAGACTCAGAGACAGGCTGTAGCTCAACAGTTAAATGTTCAACAACAGCAgctgcagcagcagcaacagtTACAAAACCAAAATCGTTTCGGACAGTTTAACACTGACAGTGGTGCAGTGCAGGATTTGTATAAAGTTAGACAGGGGCAACCCATGAGAGCTCAAGGGCAGTATTTTCCCCAGAACACATTTCAACAAAATATGCCGTTTACAAGACATCCACTACAACAGCAGCCTTTCAGGCCAGGACCAAGCCTTTCAGCCAACCTACAGCAGTGGCGTG GAACAAGACCTGCACAGCCAGGTTACTCTAGTGCTGACCTCGGTTTTGGTGTATCTTCTACGCAAAATTGGCAGGAAGCTTCATACAATTCTCTCCAAAATCTGATGTCTTTTAGCAATGGAAACATTCCTCCTTCGTCTCTACCTCAAG GAAATGGGGGTCCTACAAGTTCAACAGTGTCCTCAAGCCTACCTAGACCTCCTAGTGGCAATCCTAACCTCATTCCAGGCAACAAACTACCACCTGGAAGAATTGA CATAGATCCCTTAAATCTTCGTGGGGGCAGTGTAGAAACAGTGAGGGTTAAACAGGAACCAAGGGATAAAGATTTCAGTTCCTCTTGCCAGTTCAGTAACAGACCACCAACACAAACG ACACCCAAACCAACAGATAACAACCCAAGATTGCAGTCTCCATCAACCAGTACTAACCTCCATTCCCCGGGCCATACACCAAGTCCGAGTCATTCCGACGGAGGTCCAGGGGCTGCTCATGGTTCCTCAGTATCTCCAGCCATGCCTGATATTAAT GTAATGGATTCAGACAGGAATGAACTCCTGCAGGGACTGGTCAATCCCAGCGGCCAGAGGTTGAGTGCGTATCACCTTCAACCAAAGCACGACCCATCAGATCCTTCAGAGGATTACTGTGCTGTGTGTCACAATGGTGGGGACCTACTTTGCTGTGACAAATGCCCAAAAGTATTCCATTTACAATGCCATGTGCCAGCTATCAGCACCAATTTTTCCTCAAA tgAGGTGTGGACATGTACTCTGTGTACACCAGATGAAGAATGCAAAATTACGTCCCCGATACCGCGAGAGTATGAGGTGACAAGCACTGGCAAACGTAAAGCTCCCAACGGTCTGGTTGACAAAGAAATAAAG ATTTGTGAGCGGGTTATATTGGAATTGTTCTGTTTGGAGATTAGCACAGTATTTCATGAACCTGTTTCAAAATCG GTTCCAAATTACCACAAGATAATCAAGGATCCAATGGACTTTGGAACCATCAAGTGCAAACTTCGTCGAGGGCATTTTGCCCATTACAATTCTGTGGAAGAATTCCTGTCAGATGTCAAGCTTGTTTTCAAGAACTGTTTTAAATACAACTCTGAAACATCTGATGTATATGCCGTCGGAAAATCAGTTCAGAATTATTTTGAATCTCTAGTGAAACATTTCTTGCCATGTTACGTAGACTACCTCAACCGAAACACACCAAGCCCAGTTAATATGTTGGAGACCAATGGAGCAGATGGTCCCAGCAGACACAAGAAGCGAAAAAGTCCTGCTCCCGATTCAACAAGGGATAATAATAGTCCGGTCCATTTTTCCTGA
- the LOC128550314 gene encoding E3 ubiquitin-protein ligase TRIM33-like isoform X3, with protein sequence MAEIPDKESGKEVKLDSTTCAKCQEELTIEKQAKLLHCLHSFCQACLENYSTSKSKNEPKCVTNSDSTNSQNAAKSSDGEVTSTDDSKTRCPVCNLEYTESNVLPNPFVHTSKKTEARAEDGSPSDGEKYPICTSCEDNQKATSFCMECQEWLCDPCVVAHKRVKLTKDHSVSNKVKPDEVKEGVVGENKQRHVYCQTHKTEMLKLFCLTCETLTCRDCQLNEHKDHKYQFIEETMEQQKKLLLDGVAELKSRLKTNQEMAEKITQKEKDIKDQQVEVFKEVRKVADLITNELISWCKQLLNFLQGVCHGRIKDLTFKKKEVDTFAKRAQHTIEFVEAALQSGDDLSVLHTKSFMAKNIKNLKEQTINFQNTLLDLNIKYENDAKFLTKNVSKMGFINVNGKSYPQQAAAEPQKQNPLTNLTKENFSQQIAELMNQQPLATREQYKNLPVDRKKQFLAQLMESRGRQTQRQAVAQQLNVQQQQLQQQQQLQNQNRFGQFNTDSGAVQDLYKVRQGQPMRAQGQYFPQNTFQQNMPFTRHPLQQQPFRPGPSLSANLQQWRGNGGPTSSTVSSSLPRPPSGNPNLIPGNKLPPGRIDIDPLNLRGGSVETVRVKQEPRDKDFSSSCQFSNRPPTQTTPKPTDNNPRLQSPSTSTNLHSPGHTPSPSHSDGGPGAAHGSSVSPAMPDINVMDSDRNELLQGLVNPSGQRLSAYHLQPKHDPSDPSEDYCAVCHNGGDLLCCDKCPKVFHLQCHVPAISTNFSSKRGIKQKSYTFALLHPLAEAKCEVWTCTLCTPDEECKITSPIPREYEVTSTGKRKAPNGLVDKEIKICERVILELFCLEISTVFHEPVSKSVPNYHKIIKDPMDFGTIKCKLRRGHFAHYNSVEEFLSDVKLVFKNCFKYNSETSDVYAVGKSVQNYFESLVKHFLPCYVDYLNRNTPSPVNMLETNGADGPSRHKKRKSPAPDSTRDNNSPVHFS encoded by the exons taacatCAACTGATGATAGCAAAACAAGGTGCCCTGTTTGCAATTTAGAATATACAGAGAGCAATGTGCTGCCTAATCCATTTGTACATACGTCAAAGAAGACTGAAGCTCGTGCTGAAGATGGCTCTCCATCAGACGGAGAGAAATATCCAATATGTACGTCATGCGAAGATAATCAAAAAGCCACATCATTTTGTATGGAATGTCAAGAGTGGCTGTGTGACCCTTGTGTTGTTGCACACAAACGTGTTAAACTTACGAAGGATCACAGCGTTTCAAACAAAGTCAAACCCGATGAGGTAAAGGAAGGCGTAGTTGGTGAAAACAAGCAGAGACATGTTTACTGTCAGACTCATAAAACTGAAATGCTTAAGCTCTTCTGTTTAACATGTGAAACATTGACCTGCCGTGACTGTCAGCTGAACGAACACAAAGATCACAAGTACCAGTTTATTGAAGAGACAATGGAACAGCAGAAGAAATTGCTTCTGGACGGCGTTGCCGAACTGAAATCTCGATTGAAAACTAATCAAGAAATGGCAGAAAAGATCACTCAAAAGGAGAAAGACATTAAAGACCAGCAAGTTGAAGTGTTCAAAGAAGTTAGAAAAGTTGCTGATTTAATAACCAATGAATTGATCAGCTGGTGCAAGCAGCTCCTGAATTTTCTTCAAGGCGTCTGCCATGGGAGAATAAAAGATCTGACATTTAAGAAAAAAGAGGTAGATACATTTGCTAAACGGGCACAGCATACAATAGAATTTGTGGAAGCTGCTCTTCAGTCTGGTGATGATTTATCAGTTCTGCATACAAAAAGCTTTATGgcaaaaaatataaagaatttaAAAGAGCAGACCATCAACTTTCAGAACACGCTGCTAGATTTAAATATCAAGTATGAAAACGATGCCAAGTTCTTGACAAAGAATGTGAGCAAAATGGGCTTTATCAATGTAAATGGTAAGTCATACCCACAACAAGCTGCTGCAGAACCACAGAAGCAGAATCCACTGACTAATTTAACCAAAGAAAACTTCTCTCAGCAAATAGCAGAATTAATGAATCAACAGCCACTGGCAACTAGAGAACAGTATAAGAATTTGCCAGTAGACAGGAAAAAACAATTCTTGGCACAGTTAATGGAAAGCCGAGGACGTCAGACTCAGAGACAGGCTGTAGCTCAACAGTTAAATGTTCAACAACAGCAgctgcagcagcagcaacagtTACAAAACCAAAATCGTTTCGGACAGTTTAACACTGACAGTGGTGCAGTGCAGGATTTGTATAAAGTTAGACAGGGGCAACCCATGAGAGCTCAAGGGCAGTATTTTCCCCAGAACACATTTCAACAAAATATGCCGTTTACAAGACATCCACTACAACAGCAGCCTTTCAGGCCAGGACCAAGCCTTTCAGCCAACCTACAGCAGTGGCGTG GAAATGGGGGTCCTACAAGTTCAACAGTGTCCTCAAGCCTACCTAGACCTCCTAGTGGCAATCCTAACCTCATTCCAGGCAACAAACTACCACCTGGAAGAATTGA CATAGATCCCTTAAATCTTCGTGGGGGCAGTGTAGAAACAGTGAGGGTTAAACAGGAACCAAGGGATAAAGATTTCAGTTCCTCTTGCCAGTTCAGTAACAGACCACCAACACAAACG ACACCCAAACCAACAGATAACAACCCAAGATTGCAGTCTCCATCAACCAGTACTAACCTCCATTCCCCGGGCCATACACCAAGTCCGAGTCATTCCGACGGAGGTCCAGGGGCTGCTCATGGTTCCTCAGTATCTCCAGCCATGCCTGATATTAAT GTAATGGATTCAGACAGGAATGAACTCCTGCAGGGACTGGTCAATCCCAGCGGCCAGAGGTTGAGTGCGTATCACCTTCAACCAAAGCACGACCCATCAGATCCTTCAGAGGATTACTGTGCTGTGTGTCACAATGGTGGGGACCTACTTTGCTGTGACAAATGCCCAAAAGTATTCCATTTACAATGCCATGTGCCAGCTATCAGCACCAATTTTTCCTCAAA AAGAGGGATCAAACAAAAGAGTTACACATTTGCGTTGTTACACCCACTAGCCGAAGCTAAATG tgAGGTGTGGACATGTACTCTGTGTACACCAGATGAAGAATGCAAAATTACGTCCCCGATACCGCGAGAGTATGAGGTGACAAGCACTGGCAAACGTAAAGCTCCCAACGGTCTGGTTGACAAAGAAATAAAG ATTTGTGAGCGGGTTATATTGGAATTGTTCTGTTTGGAGATTAGCACAGTATTTCATGAACCTGTTTCAAAATCG GTTCCAAATTACCACAAGATAATCAAGGATCCAATGGACTTTGGAACCATCAAGTGCAAACTTCGTCGAGGGCATTTTGCCCATTACAATTCTGTGGAAGAATTCCTGTCAGATGTCAAGCTTGTTTTCAAGAACTGTTTTAAATACAACTCTGAAACATCTGATGTATATGCCGTCGGAAAATCAGTTCAGAATTATTTTGAATCTCTAGTGAAACATTTCTTGCCATGTTACGTAGACTACCTCAACCGAAACACACCAAGCCCAGTTAATATGTTGGAGACCAATGGAGCAGATGGTCCCAGCAGACACAAGAAGCGAAAAAGTCCTGCTCCCGATTCAACAAGGGATAATAATAGTCCGGTCCATTTTTCCTGA